In the [Clostridium] colinum genome, one interval contains:
- a CDS encoding BMC domain-containing protein yields MDKQRIIQEYVPGKQVTLAHIIASPTKDIYTKLGIVEEVKDAIGILTITPSEASIIASDVATKASDIKIAFIDRFSGSVVFTGDVSSVESALNEVLDVLGNKLKFSSAIITRT; encoded by the coding sequence ATGGATAAACAAAGAATTATTCAAGAATACGTACCAGGAAAGCAAGTTACATTAGCGCATATTATAGCAAGTCCTACAAAAGATATTTACACTAAACTAGGTATAGTAGAAGAAGTAAAAGATGCTATTGGTATTTTAACAATAACTCCGTCTGAAGCATCTATCATTGCATCAGATGTTGCAACAAAAGCATCGGATATAAAAATTGCATTTATTGACAGATTTAGTGGTTCGGTTGTTTTTACTGGAGATGTAAGCTCAGTTGAATCGGCATTAAACGAAGTATTAGATGTACTTGGCAATAAGTTAAAATTTAGCTCTGCTATTATTACTAGAACTTAA
- a CDS encoding ABC transporter ATP-binding protein, with protein sequence MIKTLLKSVREYKKHSILAPIFMIGEVSMEVLIPFFMAKLINDGMQVENMQYILKMGLLLTILCIISLICGMLSGKYASSASSGFAKNIRKDMYYNIQNFSFSNIDKFSTSSIITRLTTDVTNVQNSYQMIIRVAVRSPVMLFFSFFMAFYINAKLSMIFLIAIVILSISLTVILKNAYPIFQNIFKIYDKLNNVVQENLQGIRVVKSYVREDFEEDKFKKVATEVFNKYVKAEKIVALTNPIMNLSVNISLMFLAWFSAKYIIRGDMQTGDLTTLITYSTQILMSLMMLSMILAMLIVSRASAERIVEILEEKTDINNNNVAKKDIKSGNISFKNVYFSYTNDKEKCCLNNINLDIKEGETVGIIGATGSSKSTLVQLIPRLYDVLSGTVYVDEEDVRNYDLETLRKNVAMVLQKNTLFSGTIKENLRWGNKNATDEEIENACKLACAHDFIQDFEYKYDTYIEQGGTNVSGGQKQRLCIARALLKNPKILILDDSTSAVDTKTDASIREGLKNKIPNITKIIIAQRISSIQHADKIIVMNEGKIDAIGNHKELLKSNEIYSEIYKLQQKGGEENE encoded by the coding sequence ATGATAAAGACATTGTTAAAATCAGTTAGAGAATATAAAAAACATTCTATATTAGCTCCTATATTTATGATAGGTGAAGTTTCTATGGAAGTTTTAATACCATTTTTTATGGCAAAACTTATAAACGATGGTATGCAAGTAGAAAATATGCAATATATATTAAAAATGGGATTATTACTTACCATATTATGTATTATTTCTTTAATTTGTGGTATGCTATCTGGTAAATATGCATCATCGGCATCATCTGGATTTGCTAAAAATATAAGAAAAGATATGTATTATAATATACAAAATTTTTCATTTTCTAATATAGATAAATTTTCAACCTCAAGTATAATAACAAGACTTACTACAGATGTAACTAATGTACAAAACTCATATCAAATGATTATTAGAGTAGCTGTAAGAAGCCCTGTTATGTTATTTTTTTCATTTTTTATGGCATTCTATATAAATGCTAAATTATCTATGATATTTTTAATAGCAATAGTTATCCTTAGTATAAGCTTAACTGTTATATTAAAAAATGCATATCCAATTTTCCAAAATATATTTAAAATATATGATAAATTAAATAATGTTGTACAAGAAAATTTACAAGGTATAAGAGTTGTAAAATCTTATGTTAGAGAAGACTTTGAAGAAGATAAATTTAAAAAAGTTGCAACAGAAGTATTTAATAAATATGTAAAAGCTGAAAAAATTGTTGCTCTTACTAATCCTATAATGAATTTATCTGTAAATATTTCTTTAATGTTTTTAGCGTGGTTTAGTGCTAAATATATAATTAGAGGAGATATGCAAACAGGTGATTTAACTACGCTTATAACATATTCTACCCAAATTTTAATGAGCTTAATGATGTTATCTATGATACTTGCTATGTTAATTGTATCTAGAGCTTCAGCAGAAAGAATAGTAGAAATATTAGAAGAAAAAACGGATATTAATAATAATAACGTAGCAAAAAAAGATATAAAATCTGGAAATATAAGTTTTAAAAATGTATATTTTAGCTATACAAATGATAAAGAAAAATGTTGTCTTAACAATATTAACTTAGATATAAAAGAAGGAGAAACAGTTGGTATAATTGGTGCAACAGGCAGTTCAAAAAGTACATTAGTGCAACTTATACCTCGATTATATGATGTATTAAGTGGTACAGTATATGTAGATGAAGAAGATGTAAGAAATTATGATTTAGAAACACTTAGAAAAAATGTTGCTATGGTTTTACAAAAAAATACACTTTTTTCTGGTACTATAAAAGAAAATTTGCGTTGGGGTAATAAAAATGCTACAGATGAAGAAATTGAAAATGCTTGTAAATTAGCTTGTGCACACGATTTTATACAAGATTTTGAATATAAATATGACACATATATAGAACAAGGTGGTACAAATGTATCTGGTGGTCAAAAGCAAAGACTTTGCATTGCACGAGCACTACTTAAAAATCCTAAAATATTAATTTTAGATGATTCTACAAGTGCTGTTGATACAAAAACAGATGCATCTATAAGAGAAGGGTTAAAAAATAAAATACCTAATATAACTAAAATTATTATTGCTCAAAGAATATCTTCCATACAACACGCTGATAAAATTATTGTTATGAATGAAGGAAAAATAGATGCAATAGGAAATCATAAAGAGCTTTTAAAAAGTAATGAAATTTATAGTGAAATTTATAAATTACAACAGAAAGGAGGAGAAGAAAATGAATAA
- the dusB gene encoding tRNA dihydrouridine synthase DusB → MKIGNFKPDNKVFLAPMAGVTDVVFRTLCKEQGCGLTYSEMVSAKGIMYNNENTKKLLEIDKREGKVAVQLFGSDANVLADMARTLDDNDDIGFFDINMGCPAPKIVKNGDGSALMKNPKAIGEIVKAVSSSTNKPLTIKIRKGFDDSCINAVEIAKIAEENGASGIAIHGRTREQFYSGKADWDIIKKVKESVNISVIGNGDITSPEKAKEMLEYTGCDAIMIGRAAQGNPWIFKRVVHYLNTGEILEKPSINEKIDIAIKHLNMLIQCKGEYIGIREMRKHLGWYIKGMPKSSEMRVIINSIEEPKKMEDLLISMKQ, encoded by the coding sequence ATGAAAATAGGAAATTTTAAACCAGATAATAAAGTATTTTTAGCACCTATGGCAGGTGTTACAGATGTTGTGTTTAGAACATTATGCAAAGAGCAAGGTTGTGGACTTACATATTCTGAAATGGTTAGTGCTAAAGGAATTATGTATAATAACGAGAATACTAAAAAATTATTAGAAATAGATAAGCGAGAAGGAAAAGTTGCAGTACAACTTTTTGGCTCAGATGCTAATGTTTTAGCAGATATGGCTAGAACATTAGATGATAATGATGATATAGGATTTTTTGATATTAATATGGGGTGTCCAGCACCTAAAATAGTAAAAAATGGAGATGGTTCAGCCCTTATGAAAAATCCTAAAGCTATAGGAGAAATAGTAAAAGCAGTTTCTTCTAGTACTAATAAACCATTAACAATAAAGATAAGAAAAGGATTTGATGATAGCTGTATAAATGCAGTAGAAATAGCAAAAATAGCAGAGGAAAATGGTGCTTCAGGTATTGCTATACATGGTAGAACAAGAGAACAATTTTATTCTGGAAAAGCAGACTGGGACATAATAAAAAAGGTTAAAGAAAGTGTTAATATATCTGTTATAGGAAATGGTGATATAACTAGCCCAGAAAAAGCTAAAGAAATGTTAGAATATACAGGTTGTGATGCTATAATGATAGGACGAGCAGCACAAGGAAATCCTTGGATATTTAAAAGAGTTGTACATTACTTAAATACAGGTGAAATTTTAGAAAAACCTTCAATAAATGAAAAAATAGATATAGCTATTAAACATTTAAATATGCTTATACAATGCAAAGGAGAGTATATAGGTATAAGAGAAATGAGAAAACATTTAGGCTGGTATATAAAAGGTATGCCAAAAAGCTCAGAAATGCGAGTTATAATAAATAGTATAGAAGAACCTAAAAAAATGGAAGATTTATTAATAAGCATGAAACAATAA
- a CDS encoding ethanolamine ammonia-lyase subunit EutB gives MILKTKLFGHTYEFKGLYDVMAKANEKKAGDVLAGIAAENSEERVAAKVVLSYIKLSEIRENPAVPYEIDEVTRIIQDDINEKIYEEIKDWTVSDLREWLLDHKTTSFHIKRISKGLTSEMIAAVCKLMSNMDLICAAKKIEVTAHCNTTIGKKGTLSVRLQPNHPTDDPDGILASLLEGLTYGIGDAVIGLNPVDDSVESVVKVLKRFEEIKQKFKIPTQNCVLAHVTTQMEAIRQGAPTDLIFQSIAGSEKGNEAFGFNAQTIQDAMDLALKQGTACGPNVMYFETGQGSELSSEAHHGVDQVVMEARCYGFARHFKPFLVNTVVGFIGPEYLYDGKQVIRAGLEDHFMGKLHGLPMGCDACYTNHMKTDQNDIEDLAVLLTAAGCTYFMGIPHGDDVMLNYQTTGYHETATLREMFNLTAIEEFQTWLEEMGFVKDGKLTEKAGDASVLL, from the coding sequence ATGATTTTAAAAACAAAACTTTTTGGACATACTTATGAATTTAAAGGCTTATATGATGTTATGGCTAAAGCTAATGAAAAAAAGGCAGGAGATGTTTTGGCAGGTATTGCTGCAGAAAACTCTGAAGAACGTGTTGCGGCTAAAGTAGTTTTATCTTATATAAAACTTTCTGAAATAAGAGAAAACCCAGCTGTACCTTATGAAATAGATGAAGTTACAAGAATTATACAAGATGATATTAATGAAAAAATATATGAAGAAATTAAAGATTGGACTGTTTCAGACCTTAGAGAATGGCTTTTAGACCATAAAACAACTTCTTTTCATATAAAAAGAATATCTAAAGGTTTAACATCTGAAATGATAGCCGCAGTATGTAAACTTATGTCTAATATGGACCTTATATGCGCTGCTAAAAAAATAGAAGTTACTGCACATTGTAACACTACAATAGGAAAAAAAGGTACTCTTTCTGTTAGGTTACAACCAAACCACCCAACAGATGACCCAGATGGTATATTAGCTTCTTTATTAGAAGGTTTAACTTATGGTATAGGAGATGCCGTTATAGGTCTTAACCCAGTAGATGATTCTGTAGAAAGTGTTGTTAAAGTTTTAAAAAGATTTGAAGAAATAAAACAAAAATTTAAAATACCTACACAAAATTGTGTTTTAGCACATGTTACTACACAAATGGAAGCTATACGCCAGGGTGCTCCTACAGACCTTATTTTTCAATCTATTGCAGGTAGTGAAAAAGGTAACGAAGCCTTTGGATTTAATGCACAAACAATACAAGATGCTATGGATTTAGCTTTAAAACAAGGAACGGCTTGCGGTCCAAACGTTATGTATTTTGAAACAGGACAAGGCTCTGAATTATCTTCTGAAGCTCATCATGGTGTAGACCAAGTTGTCATGGAGGCTAGATGCTATGGATTTGCTAGACATTTTAAACCATTTTTAGTAAATACAGTTGTTGGATTTATTGGGCCAGAGTATTTATACGATGGAAAACAGGTTATTAGAGCTGGATTAGAAGACCATTTTATGGGTAAATTACACGGTCTACCAATGGGGTGTGATGCTTGCTATACAAACCATATGAAAACGGACCAAAATGATATAGAAGATTTAGCGGTACTTTTAACGGCGGCAGGTTGTACTTATTTTATGGGTATACCTCACGGTGATGATGTAATGCTTAATTATCAAACAACAGGATACCACGAAACTGCTACATTAAGAGAAATGTTTAATTTAACGGCTATTGAAGAATTTCAAACTTGGCTTGAAGAAATGGGATTTGTTAAAGACGGCAAACTAACAGAAAAAGCTGGCGATGCTTCTGTTTTACTTTAA
- a CDS encoding 1-propanol dehydrogenase PduQ, which produces MKFFKIGTEIYFDENSLNYLKTISGKNIFIVMDKFMIENGMLDTLKEKLIDKNIKVFSDVAPDPTIEIVSSGIDCLKGFIPDVVIALGGGSVIDATKAIIHFGKNILNIDKVLLIAIPTTSGTGSEVTSFSVITDKEKGIKYPLVSDKLLPDIAILEPNLTKTVPKHITADTGMDVLTHSIEAYVSKNANDFSDALAIKSILLVFENLELCYKDGNNIKAREKMHIASCLAGMAFNSASLGINHSIAHILGGKYHIPHGRANAILLPYIIEFNSNIIGYENSFSKTAIRYSEIAKFIGSTANNTRSNVRYLINKILTLQKNLNIPKTLKETKIDLSNFELIKEEMAKIALEDKCTITNPILPTKEDIIKILEKVKG; this is translated from the coding sequence ATGAAGTTTTTTAAAATAGGAACTGAAATTTATTTTGATGAAAATTCTTTAAATTATTTAAAAACAATCTCTGGAAAAAATATATTTATTGTAATGGATAAATTTATGATTGAAAACGGTATGTTAGATACATTAAAAGAAAAACTTATTGATAAAAATATTAAAGTTTTTAGTGATGTAGCTCCAGACCCAACTATTGAAATAGTTTCAAGTGGTATAGATTGTCTTAAAGGGTTTATCCCAGATGTTGTTATAGCTTTAGGAGGCGGCTCTGTTATAGATGCTACAAAAGCTATTATACATTTTGGAAAAAACATATTAAATATTGATAAAGTGTTACTTATTGCTATTCCAACTACAAGTGGGACAGGTTCAGAAGTTACAAGTTTTTCTGTTATAACAGATAAAGAAAAGGGGATTAAATATCCTTTAGTGTCAGATAAACTGTTGCCAGATATAGCAATTTTAGAGCCTAATCTTACAAAAACTGTACCTAAACATATAACGGCCGATACTGGTATGGATGTATTGACACATTCTATAGAAGCTTATGTTTCTAAAAATGCAAATGACTTTTCAGATGCACTTGCTATAAAATCAATTTTACTAGTATTTGAAAATTTAGAATTATGCTATAAAGATGGAAATAATATAAAAGCTAGAGAAAAAATGCATATAGCCTCTTGTCTTGCTGGAATGGCTTTTAATAGTGCATCTCTTGGAATTAACCATAGTATAGCTCATATTCTAGGAGGTAAATATCACATACCACACGGGAGAGCAAATGCTATTTTATTACCATATATTATAGAATTTAACTCTAATATTATTGGGTATGAAAATTCTTTTTCTAAAACTGCAATTAGATATAGCGAAATAGCAAAATTTATTGGAAGCACAGCAAATAATACAAGAAGCAATGTTAGGTACTTAATAAATAAAATTTTAACACTTCAAAAGAATTTAAATATTCCAAAAACATTAAAAGAAACAAAAATTGATTTATCTAATTTTGAATTGATAAAAGAAGAAATGGCTAAAATAGCATTAGAAGATAAGTGTACAATAACTAACCCTATTTTGCCAACAAAAGAAGATATTATAAAAATTTTAGAAAAGGTAAAAGGTTAA
- a CDS encoding ABC transporter ATP-binding protein — MIKLENVSAYYGKKQVLKNINFEIKKNENFIIIGLNGCGKTTLLKTICNTIEFTGNVYIKNKNVKHYKRKELAKQLCMLGQINNIYFNYTVFDTVMMGRYIYSDAFSIKESLKDIEIVENALKIVNLYNIKDQKIDTLSGGQLQRVFLAKIITQNPQIILLDEPTNHLDLPYQIELINFLKKWGKEENKTIIGVLHDINLALNLTDNILALDNGEIKYFGKSKEFLNSNKINEIYKMDIKNYMIQNLKKWENL, encoded by the coding sequence ATGATTAAATTAGAAAATGTTTCTGCTTATTATGGTAAAAAACAAGTGCTTAAAAATATTAACTTTGAAATTAAAAAAAATGAAAATTTTATCATAATAGGTCTTAATGGTTGTGGTAAAACAACCCTTTTAAAAACTATTTGCAATACAATCGAATTTACGGGAAATGTCTATATAAAAAATAAAAATGTAAAACATTATAAAAGAAAAGAATTAGCTAAGCAATTGTGTATGCTTGGCCAAATAAATAATATATATTTTAATTATACTGTTTTTGATACTGTTATGATGGGTAGATATATTTATAGTGATGCGTTTTCTATAAAAGAAAGTTTAAAAGATATAGAAATAGTAGAAAATGCTTTAAAAATTGTTAACTTATATAATATTAAAGACCAAAAAATAGATACTTTATCTGGTGGACAATTACAACGTGTTTTTCTAGCTAAAATAATTACTCAAAATCCACAAATTATACTTTTAGATGAACCTACTAACCATTTAGATTTACCTTATCAAATAGAACTCATTAATTTTTTAAAAAAATGGGGAAAAGAAGAAAATAAAACAATTATTGGTGTTTTACACGATATAAATTTAGCATTAAATTTAACTGATAATATATTAGCATTAGATAATGGCGAAATTAAATATTTTGGTAAATCTAAAGAATTTTTAAATTCTAATAAAATAAATGAAATTTATAAAATGGATATAAAAAATTATATGATACAAAATTTAAAAAAATGGGAAAATTTATAA
- a CDS encoding ABC transporter ATP-binding protein, which translates to MNKNKMPEYKNIPNKKNIDKKTVKRLLSYMLEYKLKIIIVVVCIILSSLISAVSATAIRILIDDYITPLIGNPNPSFDGIIRLITILGIIFVLGVIATFTYSRAMVDIAQGILNKIRKDMFCHMQKLPIRYFDTNAKGDIMSHYTNDVDTLRQALSQSVPQTFGAIISIVSIFVTMIYTNIYLTIFVILYLVFQLYCAKIVASKSSKYFVEQQRALGELNGYIEEMINGQKVVKVFCYEEEAKYEFDNKNKELRENAYKANTFANIIMPMMNNLGILQYILIAIIGALLAINNIGSMTIGTIIAFLMLSRNFNSPISQVSQQMNFIVMSLAGAKRIFELLDEKVEEDEGYVTLVNAKYEDGKIIEVKEKTGIWAWKHLHNDGKLTYTKLTGEVELNNVDFGYTEDKLVLNNITLNAKQGQKIAFVGSTGAGKTTITNLLNRFYDIADGKIRYDGININKIKKQDLRRSLGVVLQDTNLFTGTIIDNIRYGNLNATDEECIEAAKKANAHHFIELLKDGYNTIISGSGEGLSQGEKQLLSIARAIVADPPVMILDEATSSIDTHTEAIVQKGMDMLMQGRTVFVIAHRLSTIQNSDKIIVLDKGKIIEAGNHDELIKQKGKYYQLYTGAIEMD; encoded by the coding sequence ATGAATAAAAATAAGATGCCAGAGTATAAAAATATACCTAATAAAAAAAATATAGATAAAAAAACTGTAAAAAGACTATTAAGCTATATGTTAGAGTATAAATTAAAGATTATAATAGTTGTAGTTTGTATTATATTGTCATCACTTATATCTGCAGTTAGTGCTACTGCTATAAGAATATTAATAGATGACTATATTACACCTTTAATAGGTAATCCAAATCCTTCTTTTGATGGAATTATTAGACTTATTACCATATTAGGAATAATATTTGTATTAGGTGTAATAGCAACTTTTACCTATAGTAGAGCTATGGTTGATATTGCTCAAGGCATTTTAAATAAAATACGTAAAGATATGTTTTGTCATATGCAAAAATTACCTATACGTTATTTCGATACAAACGCTAAAGGTGATATAATGAGCCATTATACAAATGATGTAGACACTTTAAGGCAAGCTTTATCACAAAGTGTACCACAAACATTTGGAGCAATTATAAGTATTGTTAGTATATTTGTAACTATGATATATACAAATATATATTTAACTATCTTTGTTATTTTATATTTAGTTTTTCAATTATATTGTGCTAAAATAGTAGCAAGTAAAAGTTCAAAATATTTTGTAGAGCAACAAAGAGCTTTAGGAGAACTTAATGGTTATATAGAAGAAATGATAAATGGGCAAAAAGTTGTAAAAGTTTTTTGTTATGAAGAAGAGGCAAAATATGAATTTGATAATAAAAATAAAGAGCTTAGAGAAAATGCTTATAAAGCAAATACATTTGCAAATATAATAATGCCAATGATGAATAATTTAGGTATATTACAATATATATTAATTGCTATTATTGGCGCATTATTGGCTATTAATAATATTGGAAGTATGACGATAGGTACTATTATTGCATTTTTAATGCTTAGTAGGAACTTTAATTCTCCAATAAGCCAAGTTTCTCAACAAATGAATTTTATAGTTATGAGCTTAGCTGGAGCTAAAAGGATATTTGAGCTTTTAGATGAAAAAGTGGAAGAAGATGAAGGATACGTAACATTAGTTAATGCTAAATATGAAGATGGAAAAATTATAGAAGTAAAAGAGAAAACAGGTATTTGGGCATGGAAACATCTACATAATGATGGTAAATTAACTTACACTAAGCTTACAGGTGAAGTTGAACTTAACAATGTAGATTTTGGGTATACAGAAGATAAATTGGTACTTAATAATATTACTTTAAATGCTAAGCAAGGACAAAAAATAGCCTTTGTTGGTTCCACAGGAGCTGGGAAAACTACTATTACAAACCTTTTAAATAGATTTTATGATATAGCAGATGGTAAAATTAGGTATGATGGTATTAATATAAATAAAATTAAAAAACAAGATTTAAGACGTTCTTTAGGCGTTGTATTGCAAGATACAAATCTTTTTACAGGTACAATTATTGATAATATAAGATATGGAAATCTTAATGCAACAGATGAAGAATGTATTGAAGCGGCAAAAAAAGCAAATGCTCATCATTTTATAGAGCTTCTAAAAGATGGATATAATACTATAATATCTGGTAGTGGAGAAGGATTGTCTCAAGGTGAAAAACAACTTTTATCTATTGCTAGAGCAATAGTTGCAGACCCACCAGTTATGATTTTAGATGAAGCTACATCTAGTATAGATACACATACAGAGGCTATAGTTCAAAAAGGTATGGATATGCTTATGCAAGGAAGAACAGTTTTTGTTATTGCCCATAGATTATCTACTATACAAAATTCAGATAAAATAATTGTTTTAGATAAGGGTAAAATAATAGAGGCTGGAAATCATGATGAACTTATTAAACAAAAAGGTAAATATTATCAGCTATATACTGGTGCAATAGAAATGGATTAA
- the eutA gene encoding ethanolamine ammonia-lyase reactivating factor EutA — MKEKIISVGIDIGTSTTQLIFSNLTVENTASGFSVPRISIVEKEVFYKSKVYFTPLISQNKIDGAKIKEIVEKEYEMANVKKDEIATGAIIITGETARKENANDVLQNLSGFSGDFVVATAGADLEGIIAGKGAGAHIFSKENFTTVANIDIGGGTSNISVFKNGEVKETGCLDIGGRLIKLDENKKIIYISDKIQKILKEKNILLNIGEIATYEKIKQVANIMTDILEESIGTKLKTNLLDIAITNKNISSNHEIKYISFSGGVADYIYNEEPITDYFKFNDIGIILGESIKNSKTFFNKIKLIKPLETIRATVVGAGSHTTEISGSTITFTKENFPIKNLPILKILKEEEESQELIEKAIKEKISWFKLENELQKIAIAIDGKKNPSFKDINMYANGLIGGMNEIISKNLPIIIIVENDMAKVLGQTINCLLNFQKEIICIDNISVLNGDYIDIGKPISENRVLPVVIKTLVFN, encoded by the coding sequence ATGAAAGAAAAAATTATAAGTGTTGGGATAGATATTGGAACTAGTACAACTCAATTAATATTTTCTAATTTAACAGTAGAAAATACAGCATCAGGTTTTTCAGTTCCTAGAATTTCCATTGTTGAAAAAGAAGTTTTTTATAAAAGCAAGGTTTACTTTACTCCTCTTATATCTCAAAATAAAATAGATGGAGCTAAAATTAAAGAAATTGTTGAAAAAGAATATGAAATGGCTAATGTTAAAAAAGATGAAATAGCAACAGGTGCTATTATTATTACAGGAGAGACTGCAAGAAAAGAAAATGCTAATGATGTACTTCAAAATTTAAGTGGATTTTCTGGTGATTTTGTTGTTGCAACTGCGGGAGCAGATTTGGAAGGGATTATAGCAGGAAAAGGTGCAGGAGCTCATATTTTTTCAAAAGAAAATTTTACAACAGTTGCAAATATTGATATAGGTGGAGGAACTAGTAATATATCAGTATTTAAAAATGGCGAAGTAAAAGAAACAGGTTGCCTTGATATAGGCGGAAGGCTAATAAAATTAGATGAGAATAAAAAAATAATTTATATTTCCGATAAAATACAAAAAATTCTTAAAGAAAAAAATATATTGCTAAATATTGGTGAAATTGCAACTTACGAAAAAATAAAACAAGTAGCAAATATTATGACAGATATTTTAGAAGAAAGCATAGGTACAAAATTAAAAACTAATCTTTTAGATATAGCAATAACTAATAAAAATATTTCTAGCAATCACGAAATAAAATATATTTCTTTTTCTGGTGGAGTTGCAGATTATATTTATAACGAAGAACCTATAACAGATTATTTTAAATTTAATGATATTGGCATTATTTTAGGAGAAAGTATTAAAAATTCTAAAACATTTTTTAACAAAATAAAACTTATAAAACCTTTAGAAACAATTAGGGCAACCGTTGTTGGAGCTGGTAGCCATACAACAGAAATAAGTGGTAGTACAATAACTTTTACAAAGGAAAATTTTCCTATAAAAAATTTACCTATATTAAAAATATTAAAAGAAGAGGAAGAAAGCCAAGAATTAATAGAAAAGGCTATAAAAGAAAAAATTAGTTGGTTTAAGCTAGAAAACGAGCTTCAAAAAATAGCTATTGCAATAGATGGTAAAAAAAATCCAAGTTTTAAAGATATTAATATGTATGCAAATGGACTTATTGGGGGGATGAATGAAATAATATCTAAAAATTTGCCTATAATAATTATTGTTGAAAATGATATGGCAAAAGTTTTGGGACAGACTATAAATTGTTTGTTAAATTTTCAAAAAGAAATTATTTGTATAGATAATATTAGTGTATTAAATGGAGATTATATTGATATAGGAAAGCCTATTTCAGAAAATAGAGTTTTACCAGTTGTCATAAAAACATTAGTATTTAATTAA
- a CDS encoding EutP/PduV family microcompartment system protein: MKKVIFIGKTGAGKTTLCQKLDELDIKYKKTQSVETYENSIDTPGEYLENRRFYSALSVTSAEADIIAIIYDPTVCENFIAPNFASMFAKETIGIITKINLATNEQIEKAEIILKNALVNKIFKIDTIYDIGISELRDYLES; encoded by the coding sequence ATGAAAAAAGTTATTTTTATTGGTAAAACAGGAGCAGGTAAAACAACTCTTTGTCAAAAGTTAGATGAATTAGATATTAAATATAAAAAAACTCAATCTGTAGAAACATATGAAAATTCAATAGATACACCAGGAGAATATCTTGAAAATAGAAGATTTTATTCTGCACTTTCTGTAACCTCGGCAGAGGCAGATATTATTGCTATTATTTATGACCCAACGGTTTGTGAAAATTTTATAGCACCTAATTTTGCTAGTATGTTTGCAAAAGAAACGATAGGAATTATAACAAAAATAAATTTAGCAACTAACGAACAAATTGAAAAAGCAGAGATTATTTTAAAAAATGCTTTAGTAAATAAGATTTTTAAAATAGATACTATATATGATATAGGAATATCAGAACTTAGAGATTATTTGGAAAGCTAG